Within Mucilaginibacter inviolabilis, the genomic segment AAAATCAACAAAATATGTCTGTAAATAAAGTAAAAACAATTGCCGGGATCACCATCCCTGATAGTACTATCGCCACCCAGGCTACCGAGCTTTTATTGGAGCATGGTACCGAATTTATCTATAATCACTCGTTAAGGGTATTTCTTTTTTCGTCGCTAAACGGAAAGCGTAACAATTTACCTTATAATGCCGAACTGTTATATGTGAGCTCGGTATTTCATGACCTGGGCTTAACCAAACACTACAGCAGTCCCGACCTGCGTTTTGAAGTCGACGGGGCCAACGCTGCCCGAGATTTTCTGAAAAGCCACGGATTACCCAAAGAATCATTACAGCTGGTTTGGGATACGATTGCCCTGCACACCACCATCGGTATTGCTGAGCACAAGGAACCCGAAGTAGCCCTGATGTACTCCGGCGTAGGCCTTGATGTAATGGGCGAGGGCTACGAAAACCTAAGCGCCGAAAACCGGGAGGAGATCATCCACGCCTTTCCTCGGAATGATTTTAAGAAAAATATCATCCCAACCTTCTTCAGTGGCTTTGAGCATAAAACCGAAACCACTTTTGGCAACATCAAAGCCGATGTATGCGCCTACATGATCCCGAACTTTCACCGCAAAAATTTCTGCGATTGTATTTTGCATTCGCCATGGAATGAATAAGGGGAGAATAATAGCCCCTGTGTCATTGCGAGGAGGAACGACGAAGCAATCTCCTCGCGTTCAATATGCACGCGAGGAGATTGCCACGCTACGTTCGCAATGACATATTTCTTTTTACCTTCCCTCCCCATTAATGATATTTTAATAAAATATTTATCCATGACGATAGATTTGTGCCATACCCCGCTTCGCAAACCTGTTTAAAAACCTGGATAATGAATCTATCTGTATCAATTCTAAAAAGAGTTTATGGCTGTGCTATGGCAGTCGCCCTGTTGTTCATCTGTATTTTTAGTAAAGCCTCCACACTGCCAGATCGAGGCGATTATCAATTCGACAAAAAAATATCGCGCAAGGTATTGGAAAATTACCTCGACCGTTCCATCACCATGCAAAGCCTGTTGGTAGGGCAGGGTAATTTTGATGATAACCTGCGCATGATCAAAAATATAGGTGCCAAGTTCATTGGCCGGGCCGTTTGCCAGTGGGGGCAGGAGGATGAGATCACCCAGAACCTGGTTAAAGAAAAAGAATTGGCCACTAAAGTGCATGCGGCAGATGCCGACATTATTTTACAGGCCTGCATCTTCGAGATCGTAACGCCCAAAGTAGAGCAATTGCCTGTACCTGCCTGGGCATTTGAGGCTTTAGGGATGCCCGTACAAAAACGGAATTTTAGTTATGCCGACATGCTGTACCCCGATGGTAAATTTAAAAATCAATGGGGCAGGGGTTCCGTACCCGATGTAAGCCGTGCCGAAACCAAGTTGTTCTTTTACTTCCTGGCTAAATCATATATCGACGCGGGTATCGAAGGTATCCATTTCGGGCAGGTGGAGCTGATGAATAAAAATGATCCTAACCTGGATAACTACGCCCAGATATTAACCCTCATCCGCGAATATGCCAATAAACATGCCCGCAGGCATATTGTTATTTGCGATTCGCACGTACCCAGTGGAGGCTTTGTACGCAATGGCAAGCTGCTGATGGATGTTCACGCCTTCCCGCTCCGCATTATGGAAACCCCGGGCAAGCCCGAAGAGGCCACGCTAAAAGTGGGCCATACCGATGCCCTATATCTGCGCAGCAAAGGCGGTATTACGCCCAGCGGCTGGACTTGCGAGCATCTGCCATACCTGGTGGAGTTTGATAACTATGGCGTAAGTAAAAAGCCCGGGCAGGAAAACGCCGGCGACATTCCGTTCTGGGTTTGGGGGTATGATGAGATCAGCTGGTTTGCCCATCAGAACAAAGCCTACCGCACGCAATGGCTGCATTACGCGTACGATTGGTTAAAGAAAACCGACTCGAACGGTCACCTCGAAATGCCTGGCGGCAGGCAAACCACATCGCCGCTGGATAAAAAACGCTGGTATTATGCCAATAACCCCGGTGCCGCCGTACCAGATGGTCATGGCGATGAGGATACTATTCGGGATATATGGGCAGCTGAGCGTCATTAAATATATTGATGTAAAAGCAACCCACATCTTCTTTTCGCCGTAACGATTATTAAACAGGTATGAAAGAAGATAAACCTACTGCGGTGGTGCATCCCAGATATAAGCAGCTGGATAGTTTGCGGGGATTAGCTGCATTGGCTGTTTTTTTTGTACATATCATAGGAAAAAATGCAGTTAATAATCCCTTTGTTGATTTTTTAAAAAGAACACTGTTAGGCATTGTGTTTAACGGAGGGGCAGCTGTGATGTTCTTTTTCGTGCTGAGCGGTTTTGTACTAAGTCTGCCATTTATTAATAACGAAAAGCCATTACAACTTACGGCGTTTTATATAAAAAGGGTTTTCAGAATATATCCGGCTCTTCTATTCGCTATTGTTGTTTCGGTATTGCTAAAAGCGTTTGTTTATGATAAATTCATTACTGCTCCTATACCTGATATTCATTCCGGCGAATGGAGTGGCTTCTGGAACTGGCACTGGAATAAAGAGCACGTTCAGGAGCTTATTAAAACATTTGTATTAATAGGACCTGAATTTAACTTTAATCTGCTCGATCCCC encodes:
- a CDS encoding HD domain-containing protein, translating into MSVNKVKTIAGITIPDSTIATQATELLLEHGTEFIYNHSLRVFLFSSLNGKRNNLPYNAELLYVSSVFHDLGLTKHYSSPDLRFEVDGANAARDFLKSHGLPKESLQLVWDTIALHTTIGIAEHKEPEVALMYSGVGLDVMGEGYENLSAENREEIIHAFPRNDFKKNIIPTFFSGFEHKTETTFGNIKADVCAYMIPNFHRKNFCDCILHSPWNE